In Nocardioides sp. zg-1228, a single window of DNA contains:
- a CDS encoding DUF4287 domain-containing protein, whose protein sequence is MSYQAYLDAIEKKTRKTPEELLREAAARGFTPQSKAGDFAAWLKDDYDVGRGHAMALFGVLKNGATISDKHVNSGTTHSDASTQLRLDGVDRR, encoded by the coding sequence ATGAGCTACCAGGCTTACCTCGACGCTATCGAGAAGAAGACCCGCAAGACGCCCGAGGAGCTGTTGAGGGAGGCCGCTGCGCGCGGGTTCACTCCGCAGAGCAAGGCGGGCGATTTCGCGGCGTGGCTCAAGGACGACTACGACGTCGGCCGGGGACATGCGATGGCGCTGTTTGGCGTACTCAAGAATGGAGCGACGATCAGTGACAAGCACGTCAACAGCGGCACCACCCACTCCGATGCCTCCACCCAGCTGCGTTTGGACGGCGTCGACCGCCGCTGA
- a CDS encoding GNAT family N-acetyltransferase, giving the protein MVRTYTPADQGALVDLFARVGADSPSGDLWKHLPSERMAYLDPYIEHCPDTLFLAEADGDLVGYLTGCPDTALLPGEDERLTQAIIRHKVMIRPRSLPFFARSLFDVVRAKVRGVEVASGESVDQRWPAHLHINLVPEARGTGAANELMAAWQSWLTHTASPGCHLQTLVENSRATRFFEKCGFVPHGSTPLVPGVRFRGKPVHQQTMVWSPSQQG; this is encoded by the coding sequence ATGGTCAGGACCTACACACCTGCAGACCAGGGCGCGCTGGTCGACCTGTTTGCCCGCGTGGGCGCAGACTCGCCGAGTGGCGACCTGTGGAAGCACTTGCCGTCTGAGCGAATGGCATACCTCGACCCCTACATCGAGCACTGCCCCGACACCCTCTTCCTCGCCGAAGCCGATGGCGACCTGGTCGGCTACCTCACTGGCTGTCCGGACACTGCCCTCCTGCCCGGGGAGGACGAACGCCTGACCCAGGCGATCATCCGGCACAAGGTGATGATCAGACCGCGCTCGCTGCCGTTCTTCGCCCGGAGCCTGTTCGACGTCGTCCGGGCGAAGGTGCGAGGCGTGGAGGTCGCGTCGGGTGAGAGTGTGGACCAACGCTGGCCCGCTCACCTGCACATCAACCTCGTGCCGGAGGCCCGCGGGACCGGCGCTGCGAACGAGTTGATGGCCGCTTGGCAGAGCTGGCTCACGCACACCGCGAGTCCTGGCTGCCACCTGCAGACCTTGGTCGAGAACTCGCGGGCCACGCGGTTCTTCGAGAAGTGCGGATTCGTCCCGCACGGTTCGACGCCCTTGGTACCGGGTGTTCGATTCCGGGGAAAGCCTGTGCATCAGCAGACCATGGTCTGGTCTCCCTCGCAGCAGGGTTGA
- a CDS encoding MarR family winged helix-turn-helix transcriptional regulator: MTYPPSVWREFGYRGNLYSTDPIEVSNEGRALLVGRETELAKIARQLSGGASVIALEGDFGVGKTSLAAAAAYDATGWRATGGPLFIAAKSRLSLRPDDTRDSFERRTMRVVAAALIEAAELLRGEGRALGAVDAMNRWLNEPEAVSRNGQVSVSVLGSGGGGGLGTTRTPNETQGFAEDGMIALVDEWLKQAFPDRESGGVICFLDNLEELRDSATALAVMEPLRDALFKRPGLRWIVGGAQGMVRAAYSSPKMTGVFLNPIDVYPLSDDVAPAVIGARALALRESDDAFPPVSEQAFAHLYVSIGKNLRYALNLAERYSFDQDAEALRAVTGAERDAQFGESILREADAVYGSYASNLTKADWKVFDTLLREKSGSCSPSDFNAFGYAAMPPLLVRVRKLESAHLVSYTTDDADQRRRTISVTDHGRLAYYRHVNS, encoded by the coding sequence GTGACGTATCCCCCGTCGGTGTGGCGCGAGTTTGGCTATCGTGGAAACCTCTATTCGACTGACCCGATCGAAGTGAGCAACGAAGGCAGGGCCCTTCTCGTTGGTCGAGAGACTGAACTGGCAAAAATCGCCAGACAACTAAGCGGTGGTGCCAGTGTCATCGCACTTGAGGGTGACTTCGGCGTAGGGAAGACCAGTCTCGCGGCGGCTGCTGCGTATGACGCTACGGGGTGGCGCGCGACTGGCGGCCCCTTGTTTATTGCGGCGAAATCGCGACTCAGTCTCCGTCCGGATGACACGCGAGATAGTTTTGAGCGCCGGACGATGCGCGTCGTAGCGGCTGCACTGATCGAAGCTGCCGAGCTACTCCGGGGCGAGGGGCGAGCCCTCGGGGCCGTCGACGCAATGAATCGCTGGCTCAACGAGCCCGAAGCTGTTTCTAGAAACGGCCAAGTCAGCGTGTCTGTCCTCGGCAGCGGCGGCGGCGGGGGCCTCGGCACCACGCGCACACCAAACGAAACTCAGGGGTTCGCCGAAGATGGCATGATCGCGCTCGTTGACGAGTGGCTCAAACAAGCGTTTCCTGACCGTGAATCCGGCGGCGTTATCTGCTTTCTGGACAACCTAGAGGAGTTGCGCGACAGTGCAACGGCCCTCGCAGTCATGGAGCCCCTCAGGGATGCGCTCTTCAAGCGTCCCGGCTTGAGATGGATCGTCGGCGGCGCACAGGGGATGGTGCGAGCAGCCTATTCCAGTCCAAAAATGACAGGCGTCTTCTTGAATCCTATCGACGTCTATCCCTTGTCCGACGATGTCGCCCCGGCGGTCATTGGGGCACGAGCATTAGCCCTGCGAGAGTCAGATGACGCCTTTCCTCCGGTGTCGGAACAGGCCTTTGCGCATCTCTATGTGTCAATCGGCAAGAACCTCCGCTATGCACTGAACCTCGCTGAGAGATACTCATTCGATCAGGATGCGGAGGCGCTTCGCGCGGTGACTGGAGCAGAACGCGACGCGCAGTTCGGCGAGTCGATCCTTCGCGAGGCGGACGCCGTGTACGGATCTTATGCATCGAATCTGACGAAAGCAGACTGGAAGGTGTTCGACACACTGCTTCGCGAGAAGTCGGGCTCGTGTAGCCCCAGCGACTTCAATGCGTTTGGCTACGCGGCGATGCCCCCTCTACTTGTGAGGGTACGAAAGCTGGAGAGCGCCCACTTGGTCAGCTATACGACGGATGACGCAGATCAACGCAGGCGTACGATTTCGGTGACTGATCACGGACGACTTGCGTACTATCGGCACGTGAATTCTTAA
- the glnA gene encoding type I glutamate--ammonia ligase — protein sequence MFNNSDELLKFIKDERVEMVDVRFCDLPGVMQHFTVPAGAFGPEVFEDGLAFDGSSIRGFQAIHESDMSLLPDPTTAYIDPFRTAKTLVINFFIHDPITGEAYSRDPRNIAKKAMAYLASTGIGDTAYFAPEAEFYVFDEVRFATSANEGFYRVDSEAGAWNSGAAGTADRPNRGYKVKYKGGYFPVAPYDHFGELRDEMVKELEASGLSVERAHHEVGTAGQAEINYRFDELLKAADDVMKFKYIVKNVAWRNGKTATFMPKPIFGDNGSGMHAHQSIWKDGEPLFYDETGYAGLSDMARYYIGGILKHAPSLLAFTNPTVNSYHRLVPGFEAPVSLVYSQRNRSACVRIPITGANPKAKRIEFRCPDPSANPYLAFSALLLAGIDGIQNKIEPPAPIDKDIYELPPDEMADIAQVPTSLGAVMENLERDHEFLTAGNVFTPDLIETWIDYKRTNEILPIQLRPHPHEFELYYDI from the coding sequence ATGTTCAACAACTCCGATGAGCTCCTGAAGTTCATCAAGGACGAGCGCGTCGAGATGGTCGACGTGCGCTTCTGCGACCTTCCCGGCGTGATGCAGCACTTCACGGTGCCCGCCGGCGCGTTCGGTCCGGAGGTGTTCGAGGACGGCCTCGCCTTCGACGGCTCGTCGATCCGTGGCTTCCAGGCGATCCACGAGTCGGACATGTCGCTGCTGCCCGACCCGACCACGGCCTACATCGACCCGTTCCGCACCGCGAAGACGCTGGTCATCAACTTCTTCATCCACGACCCGATCACCGGCGAGGCCTACAGCCGCGACCCGCGCAACATCGCCAAGAAGGCGATGGCCTACCTCGCCTCGACCGGCATCGGCGACACCGCCTACTTCGCCCCCGAGGCAGAGTTCTACGTCTTCGACGAGGTCCGCTTCGCCACCTCCGCCAACGAGGGCTTCTACCGCGTCGACTCCGAGGCGGGCGCGTGGAACTCCGGCGCCGCCGGCACCGCCGACCGCCCCAACCGCGGCTACAAGGTCAAGTACAAGGGCGGCTACTTCCCGGTCGCGCCCTACGACCACTTCGGCGAGCTGCGCGACGAGATGGTCAAGGAGCTCGAGGCCTCCGGCCTCTCCGTGGAGCGTGCCCACCACGAGGTCGGCACCGCCGGCCAGGCCGAGATCAACTACCGCTTCGACGAGCTGCTCAAGGCCGCCGACGACGTGATGAAGTTCAAGTACATCGTCAAGAACGTCGCCTGGCGCAACGGCAAGACAGCCACCTTCATGCCGAAGCCCATCTTCGGCGACAACGGCTCGGGCATGCACGCCCACCAGTCGATCTGGAAGGACGGCGAGCCGCTGTTCTACGACGAGACCGGCTACGCCGGCCTGTCGGACATGGCCCGCTACTACATCGGCGGCATCCTCAAGCACGCCCCGTCGCTGCTGGCGTTCACCAACCCGACGGTGAACTCCTACCACCGCCTGGTCCCGGGCTTCGAGGCCCCGGTCTCGCTGGTCTACTCCCAGCGCAACCGCTCGGCCTGCGTGCGCATCCCGATCACGGGCGCCAACCCCAAGGCCAAGCGCATCGAGTTCCGCTGCCCCGACCCGTCGGCCAACCCCTACCTCGCGTTCTCCGCGCTGCTACTCGCCGGCATCGACGGCATCCAGAACAAGATCGAGCCGCCGGCCCCGATCGACAAGGACATCTACGAGCTGCCGCCGGACGAGATGGCCGACATCGCCCAGGTCCCCACCTCGCTCGGCGCGGTGATGGAGAACCTCGAGCGGGACCACGAGTTCCTCACGGCCGGCAACGTCTTCACGCCCGACCTGATCGAGACCTGGATCGACTACAAGCGCACCAACGAGATCCTCCCGATCCAGCTGCGCCCCCACCCGCACGAGTTCGAGCTCTACTACGACATCTGA
- a CDS encoding RDD family protein: MTSAVTPELESASFRRRVLALVVDWIACLAVVEGLVAAGVLGGNPNGLGTLALFVLESAVFTALAGGSFGKLATRLRVVRSDGSGRPVSLLRALVRSVLVALLVPPLLTYDGRGLHDVAAGTRTVRI; encoded by the coding sequence GTGACCAGCGCTGTAACACCGGAGCTCGAGTCAGCCAGCTTCCGCAGGCGGGTCCTCGCGCTCGTCGTCGACTGGATCGCGTGCCTCGCCGTGGTCGAGGGCCTCGTGGCGGCCGGCGTGCTCGGTGGCAACCCCAACGGCCTCGGCACGCTGGCGCTCTTCGTCCTCGAGTCGGCGGTGTTCACCGCCCTGGCCGGCGGGTCGTTCGGCAAGCTCGCGACCCGGCTCCGGGTGGTCAGGTCGGACGGCTCCGGCCGACCGGTGTCGCTGCTGCGGGCGCTCGTCCGCTCGGTGCTCGTCGCGCTGCTCGTGCCGCCGCTGCTGACGTACGACGGACGCGGGCTGCACGACGTCGCCGCCGGCACGCGCACCGTCCGGATCTGA
- a CDS encoding inositol monophosphatase family protein, whose protein sequence is MPALDGLTDAEVAIAAARAGADVVARAYGSAHVRFAKTPTDFATDTDLRAEEAIVRVLQEHRPADARTGEESGAGGPAAASRRWLIDPLCGTLNFAATTPLMAVNVALTHDGATIAAAVVDPIADELFWTDGSRALVRPGGGTDRALEPTPASGLLEINCDGPLDRPFVGGQLVHDPGVRAAYGPRVISSTLGVVWVAVGRRASYVSDGSFRGNLHFAAGIAVAEAAGCVVTDLAGDPLHTGRGLVVSADPTTHQEVLALVRPHLSAVATVG, encoded by the coding sequence ATGCCTGCGCTCGACGGACTGACCGACGCCGAGGTGGCGATCGCGGCGGCTCGAGCAGGCGCCGACGTGGTGGCCCGCGCCTACGGATCCGCGCACGTGCGCTTCGCGAAGACCCCCACCGACTTCGCCACCGATACCGACCTCCGCGCCGAAGAGGCGATCGTCCGGGTCCTGCAGGAGCACCGCCCGGCCGACGCGCGCACGGGCGAGGAGTCGGGAGCCGGCGGCCCGGCCGCGGCGTCGCGGCGGTGGCTCATCGATCCGCTCTGCGGCACGCTCAACTTCGCGGCCACCACGCCTCTCATGGCGGTCAACGTCGCGCTCACCCACGACGGCGCCACCATCGCGGCCGCCGTCGTCGACCCGATCGCCGACGAGCTGTTCTGGACCGACGGATCCCGCGCGCTCGTCCGCCCGGGTGGCGGCACGGATCGGGCGCTCGAGCCGACCCCGGCATCCGGCCTGCTCGAGATCAACTGCGACGGGCCGCTGGACCGGCCGTTCGTCGGCGGGCAGCTCGTCCACGATCCCGGGGTCCGAGCCGCCTACGGTCCCCGGGTCATCTCCTCGACGCTGGGCGTCGTCTGGGTCGCCGTGGGTCGCCGGGCGTCCTACGTCTCCGACGGCTCGTTCCGGGGCAACCTCCACTTCGCCGCCGGGATCGCGGTGGCCGAGGCCGCCGGCTGCGTCGTCACGGACCTCGCGGGAGACCCCCTCCACACCGGCCGCGGCCTCGTCGTCTCGGCGGATCCCACGACGCACCAGGAGGTGCTCGCGCTGGTGCGGCCGCACCTGTCGGCCGTCGCCACCGTCGGCTGA
- a CDS encoding DUF4191 domain-containing protein — MSTPATTPTSRRGQIMQTYQMAKRSDPRLGLIVMGVFVLGAALGFAVMWVLPGEGLLGWIMSVVGAVLFGALFALLVFGRRAQKAAYTQMEGQPAAAAGALQMLRRGWKVDPVVGFTKQQDVVHRVVGPPGIVLVGEGSSPARVRQLLTTEHRKHERVAYGVPIHEVVCGRGEGEVPLPKLVRHVQKLGRNVKPAEMTDILQRLRALDAQRGKLPLPKGPMPTSMKGMRSQQRGR, encoded by the coding sequence ATGTCGACCCCCGCCACCACGCCCACCTCGCGCCGTGGGCAGATCATGCAGACCTACCAGATGGCCAAGCGGAGCGACCCGCGCCTGGGCCTGATCGTGATGGGCGTGTTCGTGCTCGGCGCGGCCCTCGGCTTCGCCGTGATGTGGGTGCTGCCGGGCGAGGGCCTGCTCGGCTGGATCATGTCCGTCGTCGGCGCGGTGCTCTTCGGCGCGCTCTTCGCGCTCCTCGTCTTCGGCCGCCGCGCCCAGAAGGCGGCGTACACGCAGATGGAGGGCCAGCCGGCCGCGGCCGCGGGCGCCCTGCAGATGCTGCGTCGCGGCTGGAAGGTCGACCCCGTCGTCGGGTTCACCAAGCAGCAGGACGTCGTGCACCGCGTCGTCGGTCCCCCCGGCATCGTCCTCGTCGGAGAGGGCTCCAGCCCCGCCCGCGTCCGCCAGCTGCTCACCACCGAGCACCGCAAGCACGAGCGCGTGGCCTACGGCGTGCCGATCCACGAGGTCGTGTGCGGTCGCGGCGAGGGCGAGGTGCCGCTGCCCAAGCTCGTGCGCCACGTCCAGAAGCTCGGCCGCAACGTCAAGCCGGCCGAGATGACCGACATCCTCCAGCGGCTCCGGGCCCTCGACGCCCAGCGCGGCAAGCTGCCGCTGCCCAAGGGGCCGATGCCGACCTCGATGAAGGGCATGCGCTCGCAGCAGCGCGGCCGCTGA
- the lipA gene encoding lipoyl synthase yields MTTAPAPEGRKLLRLEIRNAETPIERKPEWIKTRAKMGPEYTSLQNLVKSEGLHTVCQEAGCPNIFECWEDREATFLIGGDQCTRRCDFCQIDTGKPQPLDRDEPRRVAESVQKMQLRYATITGVARDDLPDGGAWLYAETVRAIHELNPDTGVENLIPDFNGKPDLLREVFESRPEVLAHNVETVPRIFKRIRPAFRYDRSLDVITQARDFGLVTKSNLILGMGETREEVSQALRDLHEAGCELITITQYLRPSPRHHPVERWVKPEEFVELKAEADEIGFAGALSGPLVRSSYRAGRLYGQAMDARAAATA; encoded by the coding sequence GTGACGACTGCTCCCGCACCCGAAGGACGCAAGCTCCTCCGACTGGAGATCCGCAACGCGGAGACCCCGATCGAGCGCAAGCCGGAGTGGATCAAGACCCGCGCCAAGATGGGCCCGGAGTACACCTCCCTGCAGAACCTGGTGAAGTCCGAAGGGCTCCACACGGTGTGCCAGGAGGCCGGCTGCCCCAACATCTTCGAGTGCTGGGAGGACCGCGAGGCCACCTTCCTCATCGGCGGCGACCAGTGCACGCGTCGGTGCGACTTCTGCCAGATCGACACGGGCAAGCCGCAGCCGCTCGACCGCGACGAGCCGCGCCGGGTGGCGGAGTCGGTGCAGAAGATGCAGCTGCGCTACGCCACCATCACCGGCGTCGCGCGCGACGACCTGCCCGACGGCGGCGCCTGGCTCTACGCCGAGACCGTGCGCGCGATCCACGAGCTCAACCCCGACACGGGCGTGGAGAACCTGATCCCCGACTTCAACGGCAAGCCCGACCTGCTGCGGGAGGTCTTCGAGTCGCGGCCCGAGGTGCTCGCCCACAACGTCGAGACCGTGCCGCGGATCTTCAAGCGGATCCGCCCGGCGTTCCGCTACGACCGCTCCCTCGACGTCATCACCCAGGCCCGCGACTTCGGCCTGGTCACCAAGTCCAACCTGATCCTCGGCATGGGCGAGACCCGCGAGGAGGTCAGCCAGGCGCTGCGCGACCTCCACGAGGCGGGCTGCGAGCTGATCACCATCACCCAATACCTGCGCCCCTCCCCCCGCCACCACCCCGTCGAGCGGTGGGTCAAGCCGGAGGAGTTCGTCGAGCTCAAGGCCGAGGCCGACGAGATCGGCTTCGCCGGCGCCCTGTCCGGCCCGCTGGTCCGCTCGTCCTACCGCGCCGGACGCCTGTACGGTCAGGCGATGGACGCGCGCGCCGCCGCCACCGCCTGA
- the lipB gene encoding lipoyl(octanoyl) transferase LipB: MPLEHDATTALDFEVAGLGDDAVDYLAAWDLQRRVHEEVVAGERPGTVLLLEHPPVFTAGKRTDPHERPLDPGGADVIDVDRGGKITFHGPGQLVGYPIVALPDHVKVVDYVRRVEEALIAVCTDLGVTTARIPGRSGVWLREDERGPERKIAAIGIRVSRGVTMHGFAINCDVDLGWYDRFVPCGIADAGVTSLSHELGRDVTVADVLPAVRRHLATYLAWQPYDATPDYDPRPEPGRARIELVRPGG; the protein is encoded by the coding sequence ATGCCGCTCGAGCACGACGCCACCACCGCGCTGGACTTCGAGGTCGCCGGGCTGGGCGACGACGCCGTCGACTACCTGGCCGCGTGGGACCTCCAGCGCCGGGTGCACGAGGAGGTCGTCGCCGGCGAGCGGCCCGGCACCGTGCTGCTGCTCGAGCACCCGCCGGTCTTCACCGCCGGCAAGCGCACCGACCCGCACGAGCGGCCGCTCGACCCCGGGGGCGCCGACGTCATCGACGTCGACCGCGGCGGCAAGATCACCTTCCACGGCCCCGGCCAGCTCGTCGGCTACCCGATCGTGGCCCTGCCCGACCACGTGAAGGTCGTCGACTACGTGCGCCGCGTCGAGGAGGCGCTCATCGCCGTGTGCACCGACCTCGGCGTCACCACGGCCCGCATCCCCGGCCGCAGCGGCGTGTGGCTGCGCGAGGACGAGCGCGGACCGGAGCGCAAGATCGCCGCCATCGGGATCCGCGTGAGCCGCGGGGTGACGATGCACGGCTTCGCGATCAACTGCGACGTCGACCTCGGCTGGTACGACCGGTTCGTCCCCTGCGGGATCGCCGACGCCGGCGTGACCTCGCTGTCGCACGAGCTCGGCCGTGACGTCACCGTCGCCGACGTGCTGCCCGCCGTGCGCCGCCACTTGGCGACGTACCTGGCGTGGCAGCCCTACGACGCCACCCCCGACTACGACCCGCGCCCCGAGCCGGGCCGCGCTCGCATCGAGCTGGTGCGCCCGGGCGGCTGA
- a CDS encoding TIGR01777 family oxidoreductase: MRVVIAGASGFLGTHLSDHLRVHGHEVTALVRSEPASAHQSRWDPAEGVIDKELVGRAHAVVNLAGAPIAGNPHSRKWAGEVLDSRVSTTRLLAETIAASERPAAFIAGNGIAWYGDHGTSAVTEDTPSAGDTFLTRVSHAWSAAADAARDAGARVCELRTAPVMDRTSPPLKQLRLLFQAGGGARLGSGEQFMPMISLRDWIGAVSYLIESRDVSGAFNLCCPRTPTNAEFTRALAAALHRKAFLAVPAPLMRRAAGDLAPELLGSVNARPAALERAGYDFEDEDVREVLAAALS; this comes from the coding sequence ATGCGCGTCGTCATCGCCGGTGCCTCGGGATTCCTCGGCACCCACCTGTCCGACCACCTCCGGGTGCACGGGCACGAGGTGACCGCCCTCGTCCGCAGCGAGCCGGCCTCCGCGCACCAGTCGCGCTGGGACCCCGCCGAGGGCGTGATCGACAAGGAGCTCGTCGGGCGCGCCCACGCGGTGGTCAACCTCGCCGGGGCGCCCATCGCCGGCAACCCGCACTCGAGGAAGTGGGCGGGCGAGGTGCTCGACTCCCGGGTCTCCACCACCCGCCTGCTCGCCGAGACCATCGCGGCCTCGGAGCGCCCGGCGGCCTTCATCGCCGGCAACGGCATCGCCTGGTACGGCGACCACGGCACGTCGGCGGTCACCGAGGACACGCCCAGCGCGGGCGACACGTTCCTCACCCGGGTCTCGCACGCGTGGTCGGCCGCCGCCGACGCGGCCCGCGACGCCGGGGCGCGGGTGTGCGAGCTGCGCACGGCCCCCGTCATGGACCGCACCTCCCCGCCGCTGAAGCAGCTGCGCCTGCTCTTCCAGGCCGGCGGCGGCGCCCGGCTCGGGTCCGGCGAGCAGTTCATGCCGATGATCTCGCTGCGCGACTGGATCGGCGCGGTGAGCTACCTCATCGAGTCACGTGACGTGTCCGGGGCGTTCAACCTCTGCTGCCCCCGCACGCCCACCAACGCCGAGTTCACCCGCGCGCTGGCCGCGGCGCTGCACCGCAAGGCGTTCCTCGCCGTGCCCGCGCCGCTCATGCGCCGCGCCGCCGGCGATCTGGCCCCCGAGCTCCTGGGCTCCGTCAACGCCCGGCCCGCCGCGCTCGAGCGGGCGGGCTACGACTTCGAGGACGAGGACGTGCGCGAGGTGCTGGCGGCCGCGCTGTCCTGA